The following is a genomic window from Crossiella equi.
CGTACCCGCGCACACCCTGCCGGACTGGCTGCGCGCCTTCGTCGAGCACCAGCCGCTGACCCTGGTGATGGACGCGGTGCGCCCGATGCTGCTGGGCCTGCCGGGTGGCGACGGCTGGCTGGCCGCGCTGTGCTGGGGCACGATCCTGGCGGTGGCGGTGCCGCTGACCGGACGGCTGTTCCGGCGCCGCGCGGTGGGCTGAGCCGCATCCGGTTGTATGTGCTTTGGACCTCGCTTGTACCCGGCCGGGTGAGGCTGCCGCCATGACGCGTGGACTTCTCCGGCTGGGGCTGGCCCTGGCCGTGTCACTGGGTGGACTCGCGGTCGCGGCACAGCCCGCGGTGGCCGCACCCGCGTTCCAGCTGCCCTTCCCCTGCAACCAGGTCTGGGAGGGCCAGACCCGGACCAACCACAGCCCGCAGAACTCGGTGGACTTCAACCGGGCCAACGACGAGGGTGACCCGGTGGTGGCCTCGGCGGCGGGCCGGGTCAGCCGGGTCGCGAACGAGGGCTCGACCTCCTACGGCCGGATGGCCGGGGCGAGCGAAGCGACGGGGCTCGGTTAGATCAGTGATCGACCACGGCGGCGGCTGGACCAGCCGCTACGCCCACCTGGCCAGCCAGGACGTCGCGGTGGGCACGCAGGTGGCGGCCGGGCGCCAGATCGGCAAGGTGGGCAACACCGGCGGCTCGACCGGCGCGCACCTGCACTACGAGCAGCGCCTCAACGGCGACGACGTCCGGATCAAGTTCGGCGGCACGGAGATCCTCTACTGGGGCAGCCGCAACTACACCAGCCGCAACTGCGGGGGCGGCGGCAACCCGTACACCCCCGAGCAGGTGTGCGGCAGCGGGTACGGCGTGGTGGACCAGCAGGCGCTGGGCACGGTCGGACGCACCTACCTGCTCTACAACAACGCCAACGGCTACAACTGCGTGGTCACGCTCAAGGCCACCTCACTGGGCACCGCGAGCCCGGTCTCGGCCTTCCTGGAGGTGCAGGGCCAGGCGCGGCAGACCGACTCCGGCAGCTTCACCCACTACGCCGGTCCGGTGCGCAGGGCCGCGCCCGGCAAGTGCGTGAAGTGGGGCGGTTCGGTCGGCTCGACCGGCTACACCAGCGGGTTCGAGCACTGCGGCAGCTGAGCCGCGGACGCGGACGGCGGCCGCTCCCTGGGGGTGCGGCCGCCGTCGGCGTTCAGCAGGAGATCAGTTGCGCAGCATCTCCGCGACCAGGAACGCCAGCTCCAGCGACTGCTGGGTGTTCAGGCGCGGGTCGCAGGCGGTCTCGTACCGGCCCGCGAGGTCGTCGTCGGAGATCTCCTGGGCGCCGCCCAGGCACTCGGTGACGTCCTCGCCGGTCAGCTCGATGTGGATGCCACCCGGGTGGGTGCCCAGCTTGCGGTGCACCTCGAAGAAGCCCTGCACCTCGTCGACGATGCGGTCGAAGTGGCGGGTCTTGTAGCCCGTGCTGGCCTCGATGGTGTTGCCGTGCATCGGGTCGCACTGCCAGATGACCTGGTGGCCGGAGGCGGTGACCTTCTCCACGATCGCGGGCAGCACGTCGCGGACCTTGCCGTTGCCCATGCGGGAGATCAGCGTGAGGCGGCCCGGCGTGTTGTGCGGGTCCAGGCGCTCCACGTACTCCACGGCCATCTCCGGCGTGGTGCTCGGGCCGATCTTGAGCCCGATCGGGTTGGCCATCAGCTCGGCGAAGGCGATGTGCGCGCCGTCCAGCTGGCGGGTGCGCTCCCCGATCCACAGGAAGTGCGCCGACAGGTTGTACAGCTTCGGCGTCTCGCCCGAGGTGTCCATGCGCAGCATCGCGCGCTCGTAGTCGAGCACGAGCGCCTCGTGGCTGGCGTAGAGCTCGACCGTCTCGAGGTTGTGGTCGGTGACGCCGCAGGCGTTCATGAACCGCAGTCCGCGGTCGATCTCGGCGGCCACCGCCTCGTAGCGCTCACCGGCGGGCGAGGAGCGCACGAAGTCCTTGTTCCAGTCGTGCACGCGGTGCAGGTCGGCCATGCCCGCGCTGGTGAGCGCGCGCACCAGGTTCATCGCGGCACCGGCGTTGGCGTAGGCGCGCACCAGGCGGGACGGGTCGTGCGCGCGGGCCTCCGGGGTGGCGACCAGCGAGTTGACCATGTCGCCCCGGTAGGAGGGCAGGCCGAGCGAGTCGATGCCCGAGGAGCGGGGCTTGGCGTACTGGCCCGCGATGCGACCGACCTTGACCACCGGCATCGAGGCGCCATAGGTCAGCACGATCGCCATCTGCAGCAGCGTCCGGATGTTGCCCCGGATGTGCGGTTCGGTGTTGTCCGCGAAGGTCTCCGCGCAGTCTCCGCCCTGGAGCAGGAACGCCTCGCCGCGAGCGACCTGGGCCAGGCGCTCACGCAGGCGTTCGATCTCCGGCGGCACCGTGATCGGGGGAACACTCTCGAGCACGGCGCGGACGTTGCGGACCTGCTCGGGGTCGGGCCAGTCCGGCTGCTGCGCAGCGGGGCGGGCGAGGGCGTCGTCGAGGCGGGTACGCAGTTCGGGCGGTAGGGGCGGCAACGCAGGAAGCGTGTCGACCGGCACGTCCACGGTCCAGTTCACGTCCCAAGGGTACGCGGTGCCGGAAGCGTCCTGAATGGCGGTACACCACTCCCACTCTGTGGATGCGGTGGATGAGAGCACGCTCACGGAATCGTTCTAGTTAGGGGAGGCTCACCTTAAACTACGAGGAGTAGTCCAGAGCTGAGGAGACATCCATGGAGCGCCCGCTACGCGTGGCGGTCGTCGGGGCCGGTCCCGCGGGCATCTACGCCGCGGACATCCTGGCCAAGTCCGACACCCCTGTCAGCATCGACCTGCTGGAGAAGCTGCCCGCGCCGTACGGGCTCATCCGGTACGGCGTCGCACCGGACCATCCTCGCATCAAGCAGATCGTGCACGCCCTGCAGCGCGTGCTGGAACGCCCGCAGATCCGGTTCCTGGGCAACGTGCGCTACGGCGTCGACGTGACCCTGGCCGACCTGCACCGCCACTACGACGTGACCATCTTCGCCACCGGCGCGGAGAAGGACCGGTCGCTGGACATCCCGGGCGTGGACCTGGACGGCAGCTACGGCGCGGCCGACTTCGTCAGCTGGTACGACGGCCACCCGGACGTGCCGCGCGACTGGCCGCTGGTGGCCAACAGCGTGGCCGTGCTGGGCGTGGGCAACGTGGCGCTGGACGTGGCCCGCATCCTGGCCAAGACCGCCGACGAGCTGCTCACCACCGAGATCCCGGACAACGTCTACCGGGGCCTGGCCGCGAGCCCGGTCACCGACGTGCACGTGTTCGGCCGCCGCGGCCCGGCCCAGGCCAAGTTCACCCCCCTGGAGCTCCGCGAGCTGGACCACTCCCCGAACGTGGAAGTGATCGTCTACCCGGAGGACATCGAGTTCGACCAGGGCAGCCTGGCCGCGATCGAGAGCACCAACCAGGTCCGCCAAGTGGTCAAAACCCTGCAGGACTGGGCGATCCGCGACCCCGGCGACCGGCCGCGCCGCCTGCACCTGCACTTCCTGCACTCCCCCGTCGAGGTCCTCGGCGACGGCGTGGTCACCGGCCTGCGCACCGAGCGCATGGAGCTGGACGGCACCGGCAACGTGCGCGGCACCGGCGAGTTCCACGACTGGCCGGTCCAGGCCGTCTACCGGGCGGTGGGCTACCTGAGCAGCCACCTGGCCGACCTGCCGTTCAACCACGCGGCCGGGGTCGTGCCGAACGAGGCGGGCCGGGTCCTGGACGGCGCCGACCAGGTCGAGCGCGTCTACGTGACCGGCTGGATCAAGCGCGGCCCGGTGGGCCTGATCGGCCACACCAAGGGCGATGCCCTGGAGACGGTCACCAGCATCCTCGCCGACCTGCCGAACCTCACCCCGGCCCCGGAGCCCGAGCCGGAGCGGATCACCGACCTGCTGACCGAGCGGGGCGTGGAGTTCACCACGCTGGAGGGCTGGAACCGGCTGGACACGCACGAGCTGAAGCTCGGCCTGGCCGCCGGGCGGGAGCGGGTGAAAGTGGTGCCGCGCGAGGAGATGGTGGCCATCTCGCGCGACCCGCGGCACGCCCCCGTGGTGTAGCCAGGAGTTTCCGACGAGCCCGTCACCCGGCTGCCGGGTGACGGGCTCGTCGCACACCCAGCTCCTCCAGCAGCCGGTCCGCCTCTGCCCGCCAGGCCCGCGCCGACTCCTCCTCCCCCGACCGCCCCAAAGCCCGCGCGAGCAGCAGCGAGGCCCGCGCCTGCCCCAGCCGGTGCCCGGTCTCCGCGTGCACCGCCAAGGCCTGCCGCGCGGTCTCCCGCCCCTCCGCCACCGCCCCCGCCGCCAGCCGGGCCGCGGCCAGCGCGGTCAGCGCCTGCCCGACCTTCACCCGCCGCCCCGAGGCCCGTGCCACCCGCTCGGCCTCCCGGCCGCAGTGCAGGGCCTCCTCGGCCGCGCCCGCCGCGGTGTGGGTCTGCGTCAGCACCACCAGGGCGTCGATCTCGGCGTTGGCGTGGCCCAGGTCGCGGGCCAGGCCGAGGGAGTCGGTGGCGCCGCGCAGGGCCGCCGGGTGGCGGCCCCCGGCCAGGTGCAGCGCGGCCAGGGTGCACAGCGCCTCGGCCTCGGTGCGGCGGTCCTCCACGGCCAGCGCGTGGGCCAGCGCGACCTCCGCGTGCTGACCGGCCTCGGCGTGCTCGCCCAGGTCGAAGCAGGTGCGGGCGAGCACCGCGGTGGTGTTGGCCAGGTCGTGGCGGGTGCCGTGGTCGGTGTAGTGGGCCAGCGCCTCGTGCAGCTGCCCGGCCGCCGTGCGCAGCTCGCCCAGGTCGGTCAGCACGATCGCCAGGTTCACCAGCGTGCTGTGCGCCAGCCCGGCCGCGCCCAGCTCCCGGTGCATGGCCACCGCGTCGCGCAGCTGGGCCGCCGCGTCGGCCAGCCGCCCGAACACCGCGTGCGCGATGCCCAGGTTGTTCAACGTGCTCGCCGACGCCGTGGTCGCCGGGCGGCCCGCGCGCAGGGCTAGCGCGCGCTCGAAGTGCTCGACCGCCTGGTGGTAGTCGCCGCCGTTGGCGTGCGCGGTGCCGATGTTGTGGTGCATGGTCGCGGCGGCCTCGACCTCGCCGTGCTCCTGCGCCGCCCGCAGCGCCGCGTGCCCGGCCGCCAGCCACTCCGCGGTGTGCCGGTGCGCGTGGAAGTACCGGCGCAGCGAG
Proteins encoded in this region:
- a CDS encoding class II 3-deoxy-7-phosphoheptulonate synthase, giving the protein MNWTVDVPVDTLPALPPLPPELRTRLDDALARPAAQQPDWPDPEQVRNVRAVLESVPPITVPPEIERLRERLAQVARGEAFLLQGGDCAETFADNTEPHIRGNIRTLLQMAIVLTYGASMPVVKVGRIAGQYAKPRSSGIDSLGLPSYRGDMVNSLVATPEARAHDPSRLVRAYANAGAAMNLVRALTSAGMADLHRVHDWNKDFVRSSPAGERYEAVAAEIDRGLRFMNACGVTDHNLETVELYASHEALVLDYERAMLRMDTSGETPKLYNLSAHFLWIGERTRQLDGAHIAFAELMANPIGLKIGPSTTPEMAVEYVERLDPHNTPGRLTLISRMGNGKVRDVLPAIVEKVTASGHQVIWQCDPMHGNTIEASTGYKTRHFDRIVDEVQGFFEVHRKLGTHPGGIHIELTGEDVTECLGGAQEISDDDLAGRYETACDPRLNTQQSLELAFLVAEMLRN
- a CDS encoding FAD-dependent oxidoreductase, with the protein product MERPLRVAVVGAGPAGIYAADILAKSDTPVSIDLLEKLPAPYGLIRYGVAPDHPRIKQIVHALQRVLERPQIRFLGNVRYGVDVTLADLHRHYDVTIFATGAEKDRSLDIPGVDLDGSYGAADFVSWYDGHPDVPRDWPLVANSVAVLGVGNVALDVARILAKTADELLTTEIPDNVYRGLAASPVTDVHVFGRRGPAQAKFTPLELRELDHSPNVEVIVYPEDIEFDQGSLAAIESTNQVRQVVKTLQDWAIRDPGDRPRRLHLHFLHSPVEVLGDGVVTGLRTERMELDGTGNVRGTGEFHDWPVQAVYRAVGYLSSHLADLPFNHAAGVVPNEAGRVLDGADQVERVYVTGWIKRGPVGLIGHTKGDALETVTSILADLPNLTPAPEPEPERITDLLTERGVEFTTLEGWNRLDTHELKLGLAAGRERVKVVPREEMVAISRDPRHAPVV